One window from the genome of Nitrospirota bacterium encodes:
- a CDS encoding DNA helicase UvrD — translation MKFKADFHIHSPYSRATSPDMEIETLNRYAQIKGISVIGTGDFTHPAWFANIQKKLEPAEQGLFKLKPEFKTAGDNNVPSICRSDVRFILSAEISCIYSKNGRTRKVHNLLIVPSFNAAEKINTVLSKIGNLKSDGRPILGLDSKVLLNLTLQSSPDVLFVPAHAWTPHFAVLGSNSGFNSLEECFEELTPHIYAIETGLSSDPLMNWRLSGLDRVAFISNSDAHSPSKLAREANIFNTELSYNAIYEAIKTKDKSRFIGTIEYFPEEGKYHLDGHRDCKQRMTPSETKQNNGLCLKCGGRVTVGVMHRVDDLADRKEGDMPEGAIPFRRLIPLQEIIAEVYDAGVNTKKVAAMYNKLISALGNELSILQDIPVKEIEDVSTPMIAEGIARVRDGKVKIAPGYDGEYGTISIFE, via the coding sequence ATGAAATTTAAAGCTGACTTTCACATTCACTCACCATACTCAAGGGCGACGAGTCCGGATATGGAGATTGAGACGCTTAACAGGTATGCACAGATAAAGGGTATCTCTGTAATCGGTACAGGAGACTTTACGCATCCTGCGTGGTTTGCAAATATACAGAAAAAACTGGAGCCTGCTGAACAAGGGCTGTTTAAACTCAAACCGGAATTTAAAACCGCAGGCGATAACAATGTGCCTTCGATCTGCCGCAGTGATGTAAGGTTTATCCTCTCAGCAGAGATTAGCTGTATATACAGTAAGAACGGCCGCACCCGCAAGGTTCATAATCTCCTTATAGTACCTTCATTTAATGCAGCAGAGAAAATTAACACTGTACTTTCAAAAATAGGAAATCTGAAGTCGGACGGGAGGCCCATACTTGGACTTGACAGCAAGGTGCTTTTGAATCTGACACTTCAATCCTCTCCTGATGTCCTGTTTGTCCCTGCACATGCATGGACACCGCATTTTGCTGTGCTCGGCTCAAACTCCGGATTCAACTCTCTTGAAGAGTGTTTTGAAGAGCTGACACCTCATATCTATGCGATTGAGACAGGGCTTTCCTCTGACCCGCTTATGAACTGGAGGTTGTCAGGGCTTGACCGAGTTGCCTTTATATCAAACTCTGACGCACACTCACCCTCTAAACTCGCGAGAGAGGCAAACATATTCAATACAGAACTCTCGTATAACGCAATCTATGAGGCAATAAAGACAAAAGATAAATCAAGATTTATCGGCACAATAGAATACTTTCCTGAGGAAGGAAAATATCATCTTGACGGCCACAGGGATTGCAAGCAGAGGATGACACCTTCAGAAACAAAACAGAACAACGGATTATGCCTCAAATGCGGCGGCAGAGTTACAGTAGGTGTAATGCATCGGGTAGATGACCTTGCAGACAGGAAAGAGGGTGACATGCCGGAAGGGGCCATACCGTTCAGGAGGCTCATCCCTCTTCAGGAGATAATCGCAGAGGTATATGATGCCGGTGTTAATACAAAAAAAGTAGCGGCCATGTATAATAAATTAATTTCCGCCCTCGGCAATGAACTTTCCATACTTCAGGACATCCCTGTAAAAGAGATAGAAGATGTCAGTACCCCCATGATTGCCGAAGGAATCGCAAGGGTAAGAGATGGAAAGGTTAAGATAGCACCGGGATATGACGGGGAGTACGGGACGATAAGTATCTTTGAATAA